A part of Miscanthus floridulus cultivar M001 chromosome 6, ASM1932011v1, whole genome shotgun sequence genomic DNA contains:
- the LOC136457006 gene encoding endoribonuclease Dicer homolog 3a isoform X2 yields the protein MEAAAAADGDMNTLKRPSNSSPPEGETDKHKRQKRECQDFSPRRYQLDVYEVARRQNTIAMLDTGAGKTMIAVMLIKHFGKISKANNDRKLIIFLAPTVQLVTQQCEVIKSYTDFEVEHYHGAKGVDQWKAHSWQQQLLKYQVMVMTPQVLLDALRQAFLILDMVSLMIFDECHHATGNHPYTRIMKEFYHGSEHKPNVFGMTASPIIRKGVSSDLDCENQLSELENILDSKIHTVVDREEIELCVPSAKEVNRYYEPRTVSFEDLSEELEILCSKYDGLIVQLHNRSINQYKDADEITKESRRRLSNSLAKICYCLEDAGLLCASEATKICIERGQRKGWLKGGSDTTDQQSDPNGPILFAEISMLHMKFFQEVLDVIDKRLQQQQGIDALLNSESGCVEATKMGYISPKLYELMQVFLSFSDSDNVRCLIFVDRKISARVIERTMKKIGRLSCFRVSFLTGGCSSVDALTPKMQKDTLDSFRSGKVNLLFTTDVAEEGIHIPDCSCVIRFDLPRTTRSYVQSRGRARQRDSQYILMIEQGNVKQNDLISGIMRSKASMAEIASNREPEDSHPNFFPIEEINEYHISSTGAKITTDSSISVLNQYCDKLPKDKYYTPRPTFQFTHYGDGYESTLTLPSSAMFQLLVGPKARNMQKAKQLVCLDACKRLHQLGALDDHLSPSVQEPPLEISSKSSISTSGAGLGTTKRKELHGTTKVLSMSGSWGSDRSVTKLQGYKLNFVCDQVGQKYSDFILLIDANIAKEAATLDIDLYLHDKMVKASVSPCGPLELDARQMEQTKLFQELLFNGLYGKLFIGSKASKTPREFILKKDDAFLWNKENMYLLLPVDSTLDSHRSVCINWNVIDAAATTVELMRSIYSDGKRNLIGKLNHEKNGEDFIRLANKSCKANDLGNMVVLAIHTGKIYTVVKISDLYANSKFDGTSDKKEAKFRTFAEYFEKKYNIFLCHPLQPLLVLKPTHNPHNLLSSKNRDEGNVVENKNRANSLVHMPPELLIPLDLPVDVLRVFYLFPSLMHRLESLMLASQLRSEIAYTDSDISSFVILEAITTLRCCEDFSMERLELLGDSVLKYAVSAHLFMTFLNKHEGQLSSRRQETICNATLYRLGIERRIQGYIRDAAFDPRRWLAPGQLSSRPCPCECPVKSEVITEDIHRIDDKSIIIGKACDKGHRWICSKTISDCVEAIIGAYYVGGGLKAAFAVLKWLQIETEIEEELIMEALSSASVRNYLPKVDVVELLEAKLGYTFQVKGLLIEALTHPSQQESGATYCYQRLEFLGDAVLDILITRHLFLSHKDTDEGELTDLRSASVNNENFAQVAVKHNLHQFLQHSSGFLQDQITEYVNSLEGSSMDRTSLLSSGSSRGPKVLGDIVESIAGAILIDSKLDLDLVWWVFKPLLSPIVTPENLELPPFRELNEWCDKNGYFIGIKCENRGDNTMAILNLQLKDLLLVRQGCGKNKVDAKAHAASLLLRDLEEKGLIIPKNASRVEQFEKNSGTTKHCNNLLDVMDTQNVAPPRQKELTVSNTAPGSVLDKPLVVKVKLSKGGPRVSLYESCKKLQWPMPTFEFVKVEPSVCSSGDSSQKVAPQGFAFASTITLHIPNGDVISLTGDGRADKKSSQDSAALLMLYELQRQGRFQVQEV from the exons atggaggccgccgccgccgccgatg GAGACATGAATACTTTGAAGAGGCCATCCAATTCATCGCCTCCAGAAGGCGAAACAGACAAGCATAAACGGCAGAAGAGGGAATGCCAGGATTTCTCTCCCAGAAG GTACCAGCTTGATGTCTATGAGGTTGCTAGGAGGCAGAACACAATTGCGATGCTTGACACAGGAGCTGGGAAGACAATGATTGCTGTCATGCTCATCAAGCATTTTGGGAAGATCAGCAAAGCAAATAATGATCGAAAGCTCATCATATTCCTTGCACCAACAGTTCAACTCGTCACACAG CAATGCGAGGTTATTAAGAGCTACACTGATTTTGAGGTGGAGCATTATCATGGTgcaaagggtgttgatcaatggAAGGCTCATAGCTggcaacagcagctcttaaaatatcAG GTTATGGTCATGACACCACAGGTGTTGCTAGATGCTTTACGCCAAGCTTTCTTGATCCTGGACATGGTTAGTCTCATGATATTTGATGAATGCCATCACGCAACTGGTAACCACCCATATACTAGGATAATGAAG GAGTTCTATCATGGATCAGAGCATAAACCAAATGTATTCGGTATGACGGCCTCTCCTATCATAAGAAAAG GGGTCTCCTCTGATTTGGATTGCGAAAATCAGCTATCTGAGCTGGAAAATATTTTAGATTCCAAG ATACACACTGTGGTGGATAGAGAAGAGATAGAACTTTGTGTTCCTTCTGCAAAAGAAGTGAACAGATACTATGAGCCGAGAACTGTTTCTTTTGAAGATTTAAGTGAAGAACTGGAAATTTTGTGTTCCAAG TATGATGGGCTGATCGTACAATTGCATAACCGGTCGATCAATCAGTACAAAGATGCTGATGAAATAACAAAAGAATCACGGAGACGCCTCTCAAATTCTTTAGCAAAGATTTGCTATTGCCTTGAAGATGCTGGTCTTCTTTGTGCTAGTGAG GCCACTAAAATCTGCATTGAAAGGGGTCAGAGAAAAGGTTGGCTGAAGGGGGGCAGTGACACCACTGATCAGCAAAGTGATCCAAATGGACCAATCCTGTTTGCAGAAATTTCAATGCTTCATATGAAGTTCTTTCAGGAAGTGTTGGATGTAATTGACAAACGCCTCCAACAGCAACAAG GAATTGATGCCCTTTTGAACTCAGAGAGTGGATGTGTGGAAGCAACAAAGATGGGCTATATTTCACCAAAGCTCTATGAGCTCATGCAAGTATTTCTCTCTTTCAG TGACTCTGATAACGTCCGATGCCTTATTTTTGTGGATCGAAAGATTAGTGCTAGAGTCATTGAGCGGACGATGAAGAAAATAGGCCGACTCTCCTGTTTCAGAGTCTCTTTTCTAACTGGAGGGTGTTCTTCAGTGGATGCCCTCACCCCTAAAATGCAAAAGGATACGCTGGATTCGTTCCGCTCTGGAAAG GTCAACTTATTGTTTACTACAGATGTTGCAGAAGAGGGTATACATATTCCAGACTGCTCGTGTGTAATAAGATTTGATTTGCCAAGGACTACCCGCAGCTATGTGCAATCACGTGGACGGGCCCGACAGAGGGACTCTCAGTACATACTAATGATTGAACA GGGGAATGTGAAACAAAATGATCTAATATCTGGGATTATGAGAAGTAAGGCCTCGATGGCTGAGATTGCTTCAAACCGAGAGCCTGAGGATTCACACCCCAATTTCTTCCCCATTGAAGAAATAAATGAATACCATATAAGCTCAACAGGAGCCAAAATAACTACTGATTCTAGCATCAGTGTTCTCAACCAGTACTGTGACAAGCTCCCAAAGGACAA GTACTACACCCCAAGACCCACGTTTCAGTTCACCCATTATGGTGATGGTTATGAGTCTACTTTAACACTACCATCTAGTGCCATGTTTCAACTTTTGGTAGGTCCAAAAGCAAGAAACATGCAGAAAGCAAAGCAGCTTGTTTGCCTTGATGCATGTAAGAGGCTGCATCAGCTCGGAGCACTTGATGACCATCTTTCTCCATCAGTTCAAGAGCCGCCTCTGGAAATTTCAAGCAAGTCTAGTATCTCGACATCCGGTGCAGGTTTAG GTACAACCAAACGGAAAGAACTGCATGGTACAACCAAAGTTCTTTCTATGTCTGGCTCTTGGGGTTCAGATAGAAGTGTGACTAAGCTTCAAGGCTACAAGTTAAATTTTGTTTGTGATCAAGTTGGTCAAAAATATTCTGACTTTATCCTTTTAATTGATGCAAATATAGCAAAAGAAGCCGCTACTTTAGATATTGATCTATatttgcatgacaagatggtaAAAGCTTCAGTTTCTCCTTGTGGGCCTCTTGAGCTGGATGCTCGGCAG ATGGAACAAACAAAATTATTTCAGGAACTTCTCTTTAACGGTTTGTATGGAAAACTGTTTATTGGATCAAAAGCATCAAAAACCCCAAGGGAGTTCATTCTCAAGAAAGATGACGCGTTCCTTTGGAATAAAGAAAATATGTATTTGCTTTTACCTGTGGATTCTACTTTGGATTCTCATAGAAGTGTTTGCATCAATTGGAATGTAATTGATGCAGCGGCTACAACTGTTGAACTCATGAGAAGCATTTATTCTGATGGCAAACGCAATTTAATTGGCAAACTTAATCATGAAAAAAATGGCGAAGATTTTATTCGTTTGGCTAACAAGTCATGCAAGGCTAATGATCTTGGAAATATGGTTGTTCTAGCAATTCACACTGGAAAGATATATACTGTTGTTAAGATATCTGATTTATATGCCAATAGTAAATTTGATGGTACATCTGACAAGAAAGAAGCAAAATTTCGGACATTTGCAGAATATTTTGAGAAGAA GTATAATATATTTCTTTGTCATCCTTTACAACCATTGCTAGTGTTGAAACCCACCCATAATCCACACAATCTTCTTTCCTCAAAGAATAGAGATGAAG GCAATGTTGTGGAAAATAAAAATAGGGCGAATAGCCTTGTTCACATGCCTCCAGAGTTGTTGATTCCCCTTGATTTACCTGTTGATGTTTTGAGAGTATTCTATTTGTTTCCATCTCTAATGCATCGTCTTGAATCACTAATGCTAGCCAGCCAACTAAGAAGTGAAATTGCATACACAGATTCTGATATATCAAGCTTTGTG ATTTTGGAAGCTATTACAACACTTAGATGCTGCGAGGACTTCTCTATGGAGCGTTTAGAGTTATTGGGGGACTCTGTTCTTAAGTATGCAGTGAGTGCCCATCTTTTCATGACATTTCTTAATAAGCATGAGGGGCAGTTATCGTCCAGAAGGCAAGAAACAATATGTAATGCCACACTTTATAGGCTTGGTATTGAACGCAGAATACAG GGTTACATACGTGATGCTGCATTTGATCCTCGTCGATGGCTTGCTCCTGGACAGCTGTCCAGCCGTCCCTGTCCTTGTGAATGCCCAGTAAAATCTGAGGTTATAACTGAGGATATTCATAGGATTGATGACAAATCTATAATTATAGGCAAGGCGTGTGACAAGGGACACAGATGGATATGTTCCAAAACCATCTCTGATTGTGTTGAGGCTATAATTGGGGCCTATTATGTGGGAGGGGGGTTAAAAGCAGCTTTTGCTGTTCTCAAATGGTTGCAGATTGAGACTGAAATTGAGGAAGAGCTAATTATGGAAGCCCTGTCGAGTGCTTCAGTTCGAAATTATCTTCCAAAAGTTGATGTAGTTGAATTGCTTGAAGCAAAACTAGGCTACACCTTTCAAGTGAAAGGTTTGCTAATAGAGGCTCTCACCCACCCATCACAGCAAGAATCTGGAGCAACATACTGCTACCAG CGCTTGGAGTTCCTTGGTGATGCAGTCTTGGATATTTTAATAACTCGCCATTTGTTCCTTAGTCATAAAGACACAGATGAGGGGGAGCTGACAGATTTACGGTCTGCATCAGTAAATAATGAGAATTTTGCACAAGTTGCGGTAAAGCACAATCTCCATCAGTTTCTTCAACATTCTTCTGGGTTCCTACAAGACCAAATCACTGAATATGTGAATAGTCTGGAAGGTTCATCCATGGACAGAACCAGCCTTTTATCCAGTGGATCATCTAGGGGGCCAAAA GTTCTAGGTGATATTGTAGAAAGTATTGCAGGTGCTATTCTTATTGATAGCAAACTTGATTTGGATTTAGTTTGGTGGGTTTTCAAACCTCTTCTTTCCCCAATTGTCACACCTGAGAATTTGGAGTTACCCCCATTCAGAGAGCTTAATGAGTGGTGTGACAAGAATGGGTACTTTATTGGAATTAAATGTGAAAATCGAGGAGACAACACAATGGCTATTCTTAACTTACAACTCAAGGACTTGCTTCTTGTGAGGCAAGGTTGTGGGAAGAACAAAGTAGATGCAAAGGCACACGCAGCTTCCTTATTGCTCAGGGATCTAGAG GAAAAAGGACTTATAATTCCAAAGAATGCAAGCAGAGTGGAACAATTTGAAAAGAATTCTGGTACTACAAAACATTGCAACAACTTGCTTGATGTTATGGACACACAAAATGTAGCACCACCTAGGCAAAAGGAACTGACTGTGTCAAATACCGCTCCTGGCTCTGTTCTTGATAAACCAT TGGTTGTGAAGGTTAAGTTGAGTAAAGGAGGACCTCGTGTATCCTTGTACGAGTCGTGTAAAAAGCTTCAGTGGCCAATGCCTACGTTTGAATTTGTGAAAGTCGAACCAAG TGTGTGCTCTTCCGGTGATTCCTCACAAAAGGTTGCACCCCAAGGATTCGCATTTGCTTCAACAATAACATTGCATATACCGAACGGCGATGTCATCAGCCTCACAGGAGACGGGCGTGCGGATAAGAAGAGCTCACAGGATTCTGCTGCGTTGCTCATGCTCTATGAGCTGCAGCGGCAAGGTAGATTCCAAGTCCAAGAAGTATGA
- the LOC136457006 gene encoding endoribonuclease Dicer homolog 3a isoform X1 yields the protein MEAAAAADAGDMNTLKRPSNSSPPEGETDKHKRQKRECQDFSPRRYQLDVYEVARRQNTIAMLDTGAGKTMIAVMLIKHFGKISKANNDRKLIIFLAPTVQLVTQQCEVIKSYTDFEVEHYHGAKGVDQWKAHSWQQQLLKYQVMVMTPQVLLDALRQAFLILDMVSLMIFDECHHATGNHPYTRIMKEFYHGSEHKPNVFGMTASPIIRKGVSSDLDCENQLSELENILDSKIHTVVDREEIELCVPSAKEVNRYYEPRTVSFEDLSEELEILCSKYDGLIVQLHNRSINQYKDADEITKESRRRLSNSLAKICYCLEDAGLLCASEATKICIERGQRKGWLKGGSDTTDQQSDPNGPILFAEISMLHMKFFQEVLDVIDKRLQQQQGIDALLNSESGCVEATKMGYISPKLYELMQVFLSFSDSDNVRCLIFVDRKISARVIERTMKKIGRLSCFRVSFLTGGCSSVDALTPKMQKDTLDSFRSGKVNLLFTTDVAEEGIHIPDCSCVIRFDLPRTTRSYVQSRGRARQRDSQYILMIEQGNVKQNDLISGIMRSKASMAEIASNREPEDSHPNFFPIEEINEYHISSTGAKITTDSSISVLNQYCDKLPKDKYYTPRPTFQFTHYGDGYESTLTLPSSAMFQLLVGPKARNMQKAKQLVCLDACKRLHQLGALDDHLSPSVQEPPLEISSKSSISTSGAGLGTTKRKELHGTTKVLSMSGSWGSDRSVTKLQGYKLNFVCDQVGQKYSDFILLIDANIAKEAATLDIDLYLHDKMVKASVSPCGPLELDARQMEQTKLFQELLFNGLYGKLFIGSKASKTPREFILKKDDAFLWNKENMYLLLPVDSTLDSHRSVCINWNVIDAAATTVELMRSIYSDGKRNLIGKLNHEKNGEDFIRLANKSCKANDLGNMVVLAIHTGKIYTVVKISDLYANSKFDGTSDKKEAKFRTFAEYFEKKYNIFLCHPLQPLLVLKPTHNPHNLLSSKNRDEGNVVENKNRANSLVHMPPELLIPLDLPVDVLRVFYLFPSLMHRLESLMLASQLRSEIAYTDSDISSFVILEAITTLRCCEDFSMERLELLGDSVLKYAVSAHLFMTFLNKHEGQLSSRRQETICNATLYRLGIERRIQGYIRDAAFDPRRWLAPGQLSSRPCPCECPVKSEVITEDIHRIDDKSIIIGKACDKGHRWICSKTISDCVEAIIGAYYVGGGLKAAFAVLKWLQIETEIEEELIMEALSSASVRNYLPKVDVVELLEAKLGYTFQVKGLLIEALTHPSQQESGATYCYQRLEFLGDAVLDILITRHLFLSHKDTDEGELTDLRSASVNNENFAQVAVKHNLHQFLQHSSGFLQDQITEYVNSLEGSSMDRTSLLSSGSSRGPKVLGDIVESIAGAILIDSKLDLDLVWWVFKPLLSPIVTPENLELPPFRELNEWCDKNGYFIGIKCENRGDNTMAILNLQLKDLLLVRQGCGKNKVDAKAHAASLLLRDLEEKGLIIPKNASRVEQFEKNSGTTKHCNNLLDVMDTQNVAPPRQKELTVSNTAPGSVLDKPLVVKVKLSKGGPRVSLYESCKKLQWPMPTFEFVKVEPSVCSSGDSSQKVAPQGFAFASTITLHIPNGDVISLTGDGRADKKSSQDSAALLMLYELQRQGRFQVQEV from the exons atggaggccgccgccgccgccgatg CAGGAGACATGAATACTTTGAAGAGGCCATCCAATTCATCGCCTCCAGAAGGCGAAACAGACAAGCATAAACGGCAGAAGAGGGAATGCCAGGATTTCTCTCCCAGAAG GTACCAGCTTGATGTCTATGAGGTTGCTAGGAGGCAGAACACAATTGCGATGCTTGACACAGGAGCTGGGAAGACAATGATTGCTGTCATGCTCATCAAGCATTTTGGGAAGATCAGCAAAGCAAATAATGATCGAAAGCTCATCATATTCCTTGCACCAACAGTTCAACTCGTCACACAG CAATGCGAGGTTATTAAGAGCTACACTGATTTTGAGGTGGAGCATTATCATGGTgcaaagggtgttgatcaatggAAGGCTCATAGCTggcaacagcagctcttaaaatatcAG GTTATGGTCATGACACCACAGGTGTTGCTAGATGCTTTACGCCAAGCTTTCTTGATCCTGGACATGGTTAGTCTCATGATATTTGATGAATGCCATCACGCAACTGGTAACCACCCATATACTAGGATAATGAAG GAGTTCTATCATGGATCAGAGCATAAACCAAATGTATTCGGTATGACGGCCTCTCCTATCATAAGAAAAG GGGTCTCCTCTGATTTGGATTGCGAAAATCAGCTATCTGAGCTGGAAAATATTTTAGATTCCAAG ATACACACTGTGGTGGATAGAGAAGAGATAGAACTTTGTGTTCCTTCTGCAAAAGAAGTGAACAGATACTATGAGCCGAGAACTGTTTCTTTTGAAGATTTAAGTGAAGAACTGGAAATTTTGTGTTCCAAG TATGATGGGCTGATCGTACAATTGCATAACCGGTCGATCAATCAGTACAAAGATGCTGATGAAATAACAAAAGAATCACGGAGACGCCTCTCAAATTCTTTAGCAAAGATTTGCTATTGCCTTGAAGATGCTGGTCTTCTTTGTGCTAGTGAG GCCACTAAAATCTGCATTGAAAGGGGTCAGAGAAAAGGTTGGCTGAAGGGGGGCAGTGACACCACTGATCAGCAAAGTGATCCAAATGGACCAATCCTGTTTGCAGAAATTTCAATGCTTCATATGAAGTTCTTTCAGGAAGTGTTGGATGTAATTGACAAACGCCTCCAACAGCAACAAG GAATTGATGCCCTTTTGAACTCAGAGAGTGGATGTGTGGAAGCAACAAAGATGGGCTATATTTCACCAAAGCTCTATGAGCTCATGCAAGTATTTCTCTCTTTCAG TGACTCTGATAACGTCCGATGCCTTATTTTTGTGGATCGAAAGATTAGTGCTAGAGTCATTGAGCGGACGATGAAGAAAATAGGCCGACTCTCCTGTTTCAGAGTCTCTTTTCTAACTGGAGGGTGTTCTTCAGTGGATGCCCTCACCCCTAAAATGCAAAAGGATACGCTGGATTCGTTCCGCTCTGGAAAG GTCAACTTATTGTTTACTACAGATGTTGCAGAAGAGGGTATACATATTCCAGACTGCTCGTGTGTAATAAGATTTGATTTGCCAAGGACTACCCGCAGCTATGTGCAATCACGTGGACGGGCCCGACAGAGGGACTCTCAGTACATACTAATGATTGAACA GGGGAATGTGAAACAAAATGATCTAATATCTGGGATTATGAGAAGTAAGGCCTCGATGGCTGAGATTGCTTCAAACCGAGAGCCTGAGGATTCACACCCCAATTTCTTCCCCATTGAAGAAATAAATGAATACCATATAAGCTCAACAGGAGCCAAAATAACTACTGATTCTAGCATCAGTGTTCTCAACCAGTACTGTGACAAGCTCCCAAAGGACAA GTACTACACCCCAAGACCCACGTTTCAGTTCACCCATTATGGTGATGGTTATGAGTCTACTTTAACACTACCATCTAGTGCCATGTTTCAACTTTTGGTAGGTCCAAAAGCAAGAAACATGCAGAAAGCAAAGCAGCTTGTTTGCCTTGATGCATGTAAGAGGCTGCATCAGCTCGGAGCACTTGATGACCATCTTTCTCCATCAGTTCAAGAGCCGCCTCTGGAAATTTCAAGCAAGTCTAGTATCTCGACATCCGGTGCAGGTTTAG GTACAACCAAACGGAAAGAACTGCATGGTACAACCAAAGTTCTTTCTATGTCTGGCTCTTGGGGTTCAGATAGAAGTGTGACTAAGCTTCAAGGCTACAAGTTAAATTTTGTTTGTGATCAAGTTGGTCAAAAATATTCTGACTTTATCCTTTTAATTGATGCAAATATAGCAAAAGAAGCCGCTACTTTAGATATTGATCTATatttgcatgacaagatggtaAAAGCTTCAGTTTCTCCTTGTGGGCCTCTTGAGCTGGATGCTCGGCAG ATGGAACAAACAAAATTATTTCAGGAACTTCTCTTTAACGGTTTGTATGGAAAACTGTTTATTGGATCAAAAGCATCAAAAACCCCAAGGGAGTTCATTCTCAAGAAAGATGACGCGTTCCTTTGGAATAAAGAAAATATGTATTTGCTTTTACCTGTGGATTCTACTTTGGATTCTCATAGAAGTGTTTGCATCAATTGGAATGTAATTGATGCAGCGGCTACAACTGTTGAACTCATGAGAAGCATTTATTCTGATGGCAAACGCAATTTAATTGGCAAACTTAATCATGAAAAAAATGGCGAAGATTTTATTCGTTTGGCTAACAAGTCATGCAAGGCTAATGATCTTGGAAATATGGTTGTTCTAGCAATTCACACTGGAAAGATATATACTGTTGTTAAGATATCTGATTTATATGCCAATAGTAAATTTGATGGTACATCTGACAAGAAAGAAGCAAAATTTCGGACATTTGCAGAATATTTTGAGAAGAA GTATAATATATTTCTTTGTCATCCTTTACAACCATTGCTAGTGTTGAAACCCACCCATAATCCACACAATCTTCTTTCCTCAAAGAATAGAGATGAAG GCAATGTTGTGGAAAATAAAAATAGGGCGAATAGCCTTGTTCACATGCCTCCAGAGTTGTTGATTCCCCTTGATTTACCTGTTGATGTTTTGAGAGTATTCTATTTGTTTCCATCTCTAATGCATCGTCTTGAATCACTAATGCTAGCCAGCCAACTAAGAAGTGAAATTGCATACACAGATTCTGATATATCAAGCTTTGTG ATTTTGGAAGCTATTACAACACTTAGATGCTGCGAGGACTTCTCTATGGAGCGTTTAGAGTTATTGGGGGACTCTGTTCTTAAGTATGCAGTGAGTGCCCATCTTTTCATGACATTTCTTAATAAGCATGAGGGGCAGTTATCGTCCAGAAGGCAAGAAACAATATGTAATGCCACACTTTATAGGCTTGGTATTGAACGCAGAATACAG GGTTACATACGTGATGCTGCATTTGATCCTCGTCGATGGCTTGCTCCTGGACAGCTGTCCAGCCGTCCCTGTCCTTGTGAATGCCCAGTAAAATCTGAGGTTATAACTGAGGATATTCATAGGATTGATGACAAATCTATAATTATAGGCAAGGCGTGTGACAAGGGACACAGATGGATATGTTCCAAAACCATCTCTGATTGTGTTGAGGCTATAATTGGGGCCTATTATGTGGGAGGGGGGTTAAAAGCAGCTTTTGCTGTTCTCAAATGGTTGCAGATTGAGACTGAAATTGAGGAAGAGCTAATTATGGAAGCCCTGTCGAGTGCTTCAGTTCGAAATTATCTTCCAAAAGTTGATGTAGTTGAATTGCTTGAAGCAAAACTAGGCTACACCTTTCAAGTGAAAGGTTTGCTAATAGAGGCTCTCACCCACCCATCACAGCAAGAATCTGGAGCAACATACTGCTACCAG CGCTTGGAGTTCCTTGGTGATGCAGTCTTGGATATTTTAATAACTCGCCATTTGTTCCTTAGTCATAAAGACACAGATGAGGGGGAGCTGACAGATTTACGGTCTGCATCAGTAAATAATGAGAATTTTGCACAAGTTGCGGTAAAGCACAATCTCCATCAGTTTCTTCAACATTCTTCTGGGTTCCTACAAGACCAAATCACTGAATATGTGAATAGTCTGGAAGGTTCATCCATGGACAGAACCAGCCTTTTATCCAGTGGATCATCTAGGGGGCCAAAA GTTCTAGGTGATATTGTAGAAAGTATTGCAGGTGCTATTCTTATTGATAGCAAACTTGATTTGGATTTAGTTTGGTGGGTTTTCAAACCTCTTCTTTCCCCAATTGTCACACCTGAGAATTTGGAGTTACCCCCATTCAGAGAGCTTAATGAGTGGTGTGACAAGAATGGGTACTTTATTGGAATTAAATGTGAAAATCGAGGAGACAACACAATGGCTATTCTTAACTTACAACTCAAGGACTTGCTTCTTGTGAGGCAAGGTTGTGGGAAGAACAAAGTAGATGCAAAGGCACACGCAGCTTCCTTATTGCTCAGGGATCTAGAG GAAAAAGGACTTATAATTCCAAAGAATGCAAGCAGAGTGGAACAATTTGAAAAGAATTCTGGTACTACAAAACATTGCAACAACTTGCTTGATGTTATGGACACACAAAATGTAGCACCACCTAGGCAAAAGGAACTGACTGTGTCAAATACCGCTCCTGGCTCTGTTCTTGATAAACCAT TGGTTGTGAAGGTTAAGTTGAGTAAAGGAGGACCTCGTGTATCCTTGTACGAGTCGTGTAAAAAGCTTCAGTGGCCAATGCCTACGTTTGAATTTGTGAAAGTCGAACCAAG TGTGTGCTCTTCCGGTGATTCCTCACAAAAGGTTGCACCCCAAGGATTCGCATTTGCTTCAACAATAACATTGCATATACCGAACGGCGATGTCATCAGCCTCACAGGAGACGGGCGTGCGGATAAGAAGAGCTCACAGGATTCTGCTGCGTTGCTCATGCTCTATGAGCTGCAGCGGCAAGGTAGATTCCAAGTCCAAGAAGTATGA